GCCCGCCGAGTGGCTAAGCCGTCCTGATTTTTGGATGGATTGTCTCTATGAACCGGATCGGCAGCGCGCATTGGAAACAATCCGCCAGCACATCAAATCGCAAAGCCCTTGGGACCTGGAATACCGCATGGTGGCCAAGAATGGGCGTATCGTGTGGCTGCAAGATCGATCAACTCGCGGTGTCGCCACTGAGAGCGGGCGTCCACTGGCCTACGGAATATTGGTCGATATCACTGAAAGGAGGCGTGCCGAAGCGCAGCGCGACGGTGCCAACCGCGTATTCGAGCGACTTGCCGCCGGGGCTCCGCTCGAAGAAGTCCTGGAAGTCTTGGTCTCAGCGGCCGAAGAAATCCAGCCCGGCATGCTTGGCTCGATCTTGTTGCTCGACGAACAAGGTCGCCTGCGCCATGCGGCGGCTCCCAACCTGCCGGAATTCTACTGCAAGGCCATCGACGGTGTTGCGATCGGTCCGACCGTCGGGTCATGCGGTGCCGCGGCGTGGCTAGGAAAACATGTGATCGTCGATGATATTGCCACGCATCTCAATTGGGCGCCTTACCGGGACCTGGCATTGCACGCCGGGTTGCGTGCCTGTTGGTCGCAACCGATTTTTTCTTCCGGCGGCCAAGTGATCGGAACCCTGGCGATGTATTACCGGCAACCGCGCGTGCCGCAGCGGCTGGACATGCAATTGATTCAGACCGCATCCAACCTTGCCGGTCTGGCCATCGAGCGGTCGCGCACGGCAGCCGACCTCGCCGGCTACCGCGAGCACCTCGAGGAACTGGTGGCCGAACGGTCGCGACAACTTCAACTTTCGCTCGATCAGTTGCGGCACTCCGAACGCCTCAGCTCGATCGGAACACTGGCAGCCGGCATTGCCCATGAAATCAACAATCCGGTTGGCATGATTTTATTGTCGGCAGAGCAGGTGCTTTGTCATATTCCCGATGCCGACAAGGAGGGCCAATGCGGCCACCTTGTGCTGGAAATTGTCGAGAACGCTAAGCGGTGTGGACAGATTGTCAAAAGTGTATTGCGATTTGCGCGACAAGAGCCGGGCAAACATTGGCCAGCCGACGTAAATACGGTCATCGAGCATGCAGTCGACCTCACTCGCACTTATGTACAAAAACGCGGTGGAACGATCGAGACGAGCTTGCAACCCCATTTGCCGAGCGTACTGCTCAACCCAGTCGAGCTTGAACAAGTCTTCGTGAATCTGATTCGCAACGGCGTTGAGTCCACTGATGTGGTTCCGCGTATCCTCATCGATAGCACCTTGGTCGGATCGACGGTACAAGTTTCCGTTCGTGATAATGGTCGTGGCGTGCGGCCCGAAGACCGCAGTCGAATCTTTGATCCGTTCTACACAACGCGGCAATCCGAAGGTGGTACCGGCCTAGGGCTGAGCTTGACCTATGGGATCGTCACCGATCACGGGGGAACCATACGTATCGAGGATGCCCCCGCGGGAGGAACGATCATGCGCGTGGAGTTGCCCGTAAGTACCGCCAATGTGCCGCAAGCAGCCGAAAATGGCGAAGGCCCGTCAGGCGCGGTAATCAGCCGTGCGACTACTTAACCTTCTCAGTACGATTCCGATCCTTTTCAGGGAGCGGTGAGGAGTAAGGGCAGCATCGCTTGCAGGCCTTTGATTCCTGTCCTGCCTGTTCGAACTGCCTTGTGAGCAACATCCGCGGCCCCAGGATTCCAAAAATTGGACGCACGCCTTTCCGGCGACTTTCCGCGAGCTGCGATGTCACATTTGCCGCTCGTCTGCTGCAGCCATGTGAAATCGCGCAAGCACTTGATGGATTACGGGCGCGAGCATTACGCCGGCCAGTACGAGAAACACGATGCCCGCGAACAGCGCGTACAAGCCGGCCAACCATTTGCCGGTCTCTGTATGCAGCGGATCCACGGGGCCCATGCCGCCCAATAGCATCGCGGCATTCAAAAATGCGTCGGGCCACGGCAGCCCCTCGACCCAATGGTAGATGCCCATGCCTACGGCTAGCGTTGCCATGCCGAGCGGCAACAGCATCAAGGCTCGCAGCAGCATATGTCCAGCCAAATGCCAGGGATGCGTGCCCAAAACAGGAATAGGATGACGCACGGATTCTCCCTTCGGATGGACAGTCGGCTTCATGGCTTTTCGCCAGCGCGCAGCGTGCGAACAAAGAATTCATTGACCACGGTTTTCAGATATGGCACACGCACGAGTGAATGCGGGCAGTGCCCAACCGCGGCCAGCCGAACGTAAGTGACGTCGTCGCGCTGAGCGCGGCCCAACGCCGACACGAAGTCGTCGGCATGCTGCACGTCGACTTGCTCGTCGGTCACGCCATAGATCAACAGCAACGGAGGCGTCCGCTCCGAGACATAGCTGATGGGTGATGCCCTTTTGTATTCAGCCAGGCGATTTCCCGTGGGTGTACCTCCCATAAATCTTTCGACAACGCTGCGCAACTGATTTTGCTCGTACTGTCGCACCAGGTCGAGCGGGCCGCTGTCGCTAACCACCGCTTGTATGCAGCTCGACAATGCGGGCCGTGGTTTGTCGCTTTGGCCATCGGCCGACCCTTCGATCAGACCCAGTAGTAGGGCCAGGTGCCCTCCGGCGGAATTCCCATACGCGCCGATTCGTCCTGTATCGATATGGTACTGCTCAGCATGGACGCGCAAAAAACGCAACGCGTCTTGGCAATCTTCCAAGGCCGCCGGAAACGGCGCTTCGCTGGATAATCGATAGTTGATCGCCGCGGCGACAAAGCCAAGTCGTGCAAACTCTACAATGTTACCTGGCACGCCGTGCTCGTCTGACGCGAAGCTCGATTTGTCTCCCTCGATCCAACCCCCGCCGTGGATTACCACGATTGTCGGCCTCCGCGATCCGTCAGCACCGCGCGGCAGCGCCAGGTCGAGCGTGCAACGCTTTCTCTCGGTTCCCCCATAGCGCAGGTCGTGTAGCACTTGCACGTCGGACGCGGCATCTTGCGCCGCAGTAATCAGGTTTGGCGCACCAGCTAGCGCACTCAATGTGAGCAGCATGATCGCCGTGCGCGACCGCAAACTATTTCGCGGCGATGGCATCCGTCGGGTATCATTGCCACGAAAACGTCCTGCGATATCGGTATGCATGGTACGCGTCGTCGTTGTACTTTCGCCGCGCATCGCGGCATGCCGTCTATACATTGTCGTGGCCCAATGCATCAACTTTCGCCAGACTGCGTTCGCGCCGCTTGGCACCGGTAAGGCGTGCCCCCAAGAAAATCTTGATGAGTTGCGCGGCCAATAGCGGGCCAATCACTCGGCCGGCATGCCCAGCCGGGATTTGTTTGCCGGGGCATAAGCCGCCGCGCTCGTACGGCGATGCCATTGCGCTCAATTCGATCCTGCGGTTCCCTTCGCCGCTGCGGCAGGGCTCGCCGAGGTCTTCATCACGGGCAGCATCAGCCGCGATGCGGCGCCGGTCTGATGGTGAACCGTATTCTTGGCCTTCACGGCTTGGTCGTAATTGGCCACTGGCTCCCAGGTGTTCGAGTGCGGTTCGAATCGCGGCGCGTTGCTGCCTGCGACGTGTATCGCGATGCGATGCCCCTTGTTGAACACTAGCGCCGTTGACCACAGATCGACCTTGATGGGGTAGGTCTTGCCCGGCTCGGCGCGGACCGGCTTATCGAAACCTTCGCGATAGCGCAGGCGAAATGCTTGATCCAGCACTAATGCTTGATAGCCGTTGGGGTAGACGTCAACCAGCTTTACGCAATAGTCGGTATCCTCGGCGTCGGTGCTTACTACCAACTCGGCAATGACGCGCCCCGTGATTTCGACCGGTGCGGTCAACGGCTCGCTTTGGTAAACCAGCACATCCTCGCGATTGCTCACCGGTCGCTGATCCATAGGGCCTAGGGGGAGCAGCAGATTATTTCCTCCCACGGTTGGTACCGGCTTATTTGGATCAGAGACAAACGTGTCGCTGCCCCCCTCGACCGTGGGTGCGTCTTTGCTGAGCAATCCGCTGGCGTGCAGATAGTATGCCGTCGCCGTTGACTCGGGGGGCCAGTCGGTGGCTGTGCGCCATTCGTTGCCGGGCGCCGTGGCATCCAGTCCATCACCCATCAAGTAATAACGAACGGCGGGCTCCTTCACGACGTCGTTATCAATTCCTTTCAACCAATAATCGAACCATTTCATCGGCAATTCGGCGTCACGATTTCGAGCGTCGTCGGGATACTTAAGGTCGCCCGCCAGGCGGCCGTGGCCGAACGCGCCCATGACAAGTTTTTGGTTGCCCTTGGCGGGTTCGGCCCCTTGATGCTGGAGTCCGACGAAGGTATCGATGTTGCCCTGGCTGAAGATGTCGTACCAGCCACCGATATTGATCATGGGCGTCTTAATCTTTGAATAGTAATGCTGCATGTCCAAATGACGTTCCGGTTCGCCATAATCCCGATGAATCGGTCTCGGCACATCGGTGGGCGGCACTCCCTGCAGGCGCAGCCATTCCTCATTCAAATTCTTGAGAAACACTCCGCCCGGATAGCCTGAGTACCTATAGGAACTGCCATGCGCCACGACGGCCACGCCGCACACCAGATGGGGCGCACCGCTCATGGCGGCTTGATTGGTGGTTATGCCCATCGCCGATCCGCCGGTCATGCCGATCTTGCCGGTACACCAAGGCTGGGCGGCCGCCCATTCAATGGTGTCGTAGCCGTCATCCATGTCGTCGATGAAAGCACGATATTCCCCTTCGCTAGCGAAGCGGCCACGGCAATCCTGGATGATCCGCACGTAGCCCCGCTTGAGATACGGCGTGGTTTCGCTTTCAGTGGCAAAGCGGCCATCCTTGCCGTACGGCGTGCGTGTCAGCACAACGGGCCAGGGGCCAACTCCATCGGGCAGATGGACATTCGTTGCCAGCTTTACCCCATCGCGCATCGGAACCATCACAGTTTGCAACTCGGCGAGCGCCTGTTGCGACGCGCCAAGTACAAGTAGAAAAAACGCCGTGCAGCACTTGGCACGGCGTGGCGCGATGAGCGATCGAAACATGGCTGGACCCCCAGAAGTCAAAATCGAAACTGCGGCATCCTGACACGATCTCGGCTGCCGTCTTGCGCGGCGCCGGAGAATGTTCAGGCGGCGGCAATCGTCACAATTATGGTGACCCAGCGCGTAGCAAGTCAAACACACGCTGGCCTTCAGCCGGAGGCCGCACGTGATGGACAAATTGAACCGTGTTCAGCGGCCATGGTCCGGCTGGCAAAAGCGGTGCGAACAGGTGCGCCGGGGGAATTCAGGTCAATTCCGCATCACCATTGGGATTCGTGCCGACATTCTGAGAATGCCCAAGATAGCACGTGGGCTAAGGGCAGCTCATGGGATTGATCGGAGCGCACAGCCAGCAAGTTCCACGCGGACGAAAAGCCGGTTTTTGCTACCTGGACCGCTAGGATTGGCTTGCATTTACAATGTCAGGTACGCGGCCTACACTTCAATTGATGGGCACGGTCTGCAGTCGGGACGGATAGAGCACGGGACATCTTTTCGCGCGCCTCGTTGGCCGACCGCGGGGCGCGGCATGTCTGGATTGAGATTTACTTCCTTTTCGTCGAGAGAGCGTGCGCCATGTCGCAAGCCATTGTCGATCCGGAACAACTGCGGCGTTTTGCCACCAACCTGAAGCGCTTCAATGGCGAGCTGCAAGGCCAGCTTCAGTCGTTGCACGGTCAGTTGAAAAACCTCGGTCAGTCCTGGCGCGACAAGGAGCACCAGAAGTTTGCCGAAGAGTTCGACCAGACCATGGTGGCCGTCGCCAAGTTCGTCGAAGCCGTCGACGAGCATGTGCCGTTCCTCCTGCGGAAGGCGGATCGCGTCGAAGAGTATCTACGGCAGCGCTGACCGCATCATGCAAGCTGGCGCGAACGTCAAGAATATCGAGGCCATCGAGCAGTTGCGCGCCTCGGTTTGTATCTTCGGCGACGAAGTCCAGGGAGCCCTGGCGATCGTACAGGCAGAG
This genomic stretch from Pirellulales bacterium harbors:
- a CDS encoding alpha/beta hydrolase, whose translation is MPSPRNSLRSRTAIMLLTLSALAGAPNLITAAQDAASDVQVLHDLRYGGTERKRCTLDLALPRGADGSRRPTIVVIHGGGWIEGDKSSFASDEHGVPGNIVEFARLGFVAAAINYRLSSEAPFPAALEDCQDALRFLRVHAEQYHIDTGRIGAYGNSAGGHLALLLGLIEGSADGQSDKPRPALSSCIQAVVSDSGPLDLVRQYEQNQLRSVVERFMGGTPTGNRLAEYKRASPISYVSERTPPLLLIYGVTDEQVDVQHADDFVSALGRAQRDDVTYVRLAAVGHCPHSLVRVPYLKTVVNEFFVRTLRAGEKP
- a CDS encoding ATP-binding protein; its protein translation is MRETLRPLTAAMAFLFGVLFVASFAMGFGELTRLIATVEFVSAVIMIAIFMAVSRFHIADRFLHPVVGLIGTIALARCTAQLYASGNPRDTTNFALLLVAIGLVSLSMPWSLLFATISWACWLAIACLVHPHVGWTHYSFFLLWATALAGVVQVVRLRALRRVLQADARHQLLVESLPVVSYIDEASTGGRPLYISPQVEQMLGYSPAEWLSRPDFWMDCLYEPDRQRALETIRQHIKSQSPWDLEYRMVAKNGRIVWLQDRSTRGVATESGRPLAYGILVDITERRRAEAQRDGANRVFERLAAGAPLEEVLEVLVSAAEEIQPGMLGSILLLDEQGRLRHAAAPNLPEFYCKAIDGVAIGPTVGSCGAAAWLGKHVIVDDIATHLNWAPYRDLALHAGLRACWSQPIFSSGGQVIGTLAMYYRQPRVPQRLDMQLIQTASNLAGLAIERSRTAADLAGYREHLEELVAERSRQLQLSLDQLRHSERLSSIGTLAAGIAHEINNPVGMILLSAEQVLCHIPDADKEGQCGHLVLEIVENAKRCGQIVKSVLRFARQEPGKHWPADVNTVIEHAVDLTRTYVQKRGGTIETSLQPHLPSVLLNPVELEQVFVNLIRNGVESTDVVPRILIDSTLVGSTVQVSVRDNGRGVRPEDRSRIFDPFYTTRQSEGGTGLGLSLTYGIVTDHGGTIRIEDAPAGGTIMRVELPVSTANVPQAAENGEGPSGAVISRATT
- a CDS encoding CocE/NonD family hydrolase translates to MFRSLIAPRRAKCCTAFFLLVLGASQQALAELQTVMVPMRDGVKLATNVHLPDGVGPWPVVLTRTPYGKDGRFATESETTPYLKRGYVRIIQDCRGRFASEGEYRAFIDDMDDGYDTIEWAAAQPWCTGKIGMTGGSAMGITTNQAAMSGAPHLVCGVAVVAHGSSYRYSGYPGGVFLKNLNEEWLRLQGVPPTDVPRPIHRDYGEPERHLDMQHYYSKIKTPMINIGGWYDIFSQGNIDTFVGLQHQGAEPAKGNQKLVMGAFGHGRLAGDLKYPDDARNRDAELPMKWFDYWLKGIDNDVVKEPAVRYYLMGDGLDATAPGNEWRTATDWPPESTATAYYLHASGLLSKDAPTVEGGSDTFVSDPNKPVPTVGGNNLLLPLGPMDQRPVSNREDVLVYQSEPLTAPVEITGRVIAELVVSTDAEDTDYCVKLVDVYPNGYQALVLDQAFRLRYREGFDKPVRAEPGKTYPIKVDLWSTALVFNKGHRIAIHVAGSNAPRFEPHSNTWEPVANYDQAVKAKNTVHHQTGAASRLMLPVMKTSASPAAAAKGTAGSN
- a CDS encoding WXG100 family type VII secretion target, with protein sequence MSQAIVDPEQLRRFATNLKRFNGELQGQLQSLHGQLKNLGQSWRDKEHQKFAEEFDQTMVAVAKFVEAVDEHVPFLLRKADRVEEYLRQR